The following coding sequences lie in one Silvibacterium dinghuense genomic window:
- a CDS encoding carbohydrate kinase family protein: MKQFDVIVPGEINLDLILAGLPEEMPLERELLGDDFAVTLGSSSAILAHNLAVLGARVGFITCTGGDDFGRLALERLGASGVDLSQCFHSRRGIKTGVTLLLPHGKERHILTYQGTMAEMAVADLDLNYLKSARHVHVSSLYLQTALAPGLPALFRELKNAGVTLSLDTNDDPADQWGAPLEELLPLVDFFFPNEQELLRITGKPNLDEALEAIGKLASCVVVKCGARGSVVQTREGRIVAEATPVTPVDTIGAGDSFNAGFLAAWLRGLDLKSCAYAGNITGALSTQRPGGTDAFRNPGLVKHFFEERAFPFPVETSR, from the coding sequence ATGAAGCAATTCGATGTGATTGTTCCCGGCGAGATCAATCTGGACCTGATCCTTGCCGGGCTGCCGGAAGAGATGCCGCTGGAACGCGAGCTGCTGGGCGATGATTTTGCCGTGACGCTGGGCAGTTCGTCGGCGATCCTCGCGCATAATCTTGCGGTGCTGGGGGCCCGGGTAGGCTTTATTACCTGCACGGGAGGCGATGATTTCGGCCGCCTGGCGCTGGAGCGGCTGGGGGCGAGCGGCGTGGACCTTTCGCAGTGCTTTCACTCCAGGCGCGGGATCAAGACGGGCGTGACGCTGCTGCTGCCGCATGGCAAAGAGCGGCACATCCTGACCTACCAGGGCACGATGGCCGAGATGGCAGTAGCCGATCTCGACCTGAACTATCTGAAATCGGCCCGGCATGTGCACGTGTCGTCGCTCTATCTGCAGACGGCTCTGGCGCCGGGGCTGCCCGCGCTCTTCCGCGAGCTGAAGAATGCCGGGGTGACGCTCTCCCTGGATACCAACGACGATCCGGCGGACCAGTGGGGCGCGCCGCTCGAGGAGCTGCTGCCGCTGGTGGATTTCTTCTTCCCGAACGAGCAGGAGCTGCTGCGCATCACCGGCAAGCCGAACCTCGATGAGGCGCTGGAGGCGATCGGGAAGCTGGCCTCCTGCGTGGTCGTGAAGTGCGGGGCGCGGGGCTCGGTGGTGCAGACGCGTGAGGGACGCATTGTGGCCGAGGCGACGCCGGTTACGCCGGTGGATACCATCGGCGCCGGCGACAGCTTCAACGCAGGCTTTCTGGCTGCGTGGCTGCGCGGCCTTGACCTGAAGAGCTGCGCATACGCCGGCAATATCACCGGAGCGCTTTCGACCCAGCGGCCCGGGGGCACGGATGCGTTTCGGAATCCCGGGCTGGTGAAGCATTTTTTCGAAGAGAGGGCGTTTCCGTTTCCCGTCGAAACCAGCCGGTAA
- a CDS encoding enterotoxin, with amino-acid sequence MALAFSMAVASSAFAQAGRAEANHHGDSYTLGNEVIAAHWSVADHHLSALTVEDRLHHTSLTLPAPFALRFKTGEIESPANLTVTDAGFHALAAESHVSRASDGIPGQEFDATFEDPAAAVTVKWSVVLRDGSQYLRQFITLTAGAKDAPVEQVRLIDTALPEAQVLGSVKGSPIVDGDFYLGFEHPLSDSKVTAGRATAAIDRDLPLKAGQSVTYSSVVGVARTGQLRRDFLAYIERERAHPYRTFLHYNSWYDIGYFTPYGEKDALDRVNAFGQELHEKRGVTLDSYLFDDGWDDHTTLWSFNKDFPNGFTPIREAAEKYGAEPGVWMSPWGGYAGPKKERIAYGKKEGYEIVDNGFALSGPKYYDRFRDVCLEMIQKYGVNQFKFDGTGNADSVFPGSSFDSDFGAAIHLIGELRAVKPDIYINLTTGTYPSPFWLLYADSIWRGGEDDGFEGVGTYRERWITYRDSDTYAEVVKAGPLYPLNSLMLHGMIYASRRKHLNDDPGNDFPNEIHSYFGTGTQLQEMYITPSLMTEQNWDDLAEAAKWSRSNADVLKDTHWVGGDPAWLEPYGWASWSPRRGILVLRNPSDKPQSIAIDLQKVFELPRGAAQRYTAKSPWKADAGKPALELRAGEAHTFALQPFEVLTLNIDPRP; translated from the coding sequence ATGGCTCTGGCCTTCTCCATGGCCGTTGCCTCGTCTGCCTTTGCGCAGGCGGGCAGGGCAGAGGCAAATCATCACGGTGACAGTTACACACTCGGGAACGAGGTGATCGCCGCGCACTGGTCGGTTGCCGATCATCATCTTTCGGCGCTGACAGTGGAGGATCGTCTGCATCACACGAGCCTCACGCTGCCGGCGCCCTTTGCGCTGCGCTTCAAAACCGGAGAGATCGAGAGCCCGGCAAACCTGACCGTGACCGATGCAGGCTTTCACGCGCTTGCCGCGGAGAGCCATGTATCGCGGGCCTCGGATGGGATTCCAGGGCAGGAGTTCGATGCCACCTTCGAAGATCCTGCTGCTGCGGTCACGGTGAAGTGGAGCGTGGTGTTGCGCGATGGCTCGCAATATCTGCGGCAGTTCATCACGCTGACCGCCGGGGCAAAGGACGCACCGGTTGAGCAGGTACGTCTGATCGATACCGCATTGCCCGAGGCGCAGGTGCTGGGATCGGTGAAAGGCTCGCCGATTGTGGATGGCGACTTCTATCTCGGCTTTGAGCATCCGCTCTCGGACAGCAAAGTCACGGCTGGCCGGGCTACGGCGGCCATCGACCGCGATCTGCCGCTCAAGGCAGGGCAGTCGGTCACGTATTCATCGGTGGTGGGCGTGGCGCGGACCGGGCAGCTGCGCCGCGATTTCCTGGCGTATATCGAGCGCGAGCGGGCGCATCCATACCGCACATTCCTGCATTACAACTCGTGGTACGACATCGGCTATTTCACTCCCTACGGTGAGAAGGATGCGCTGGACCGGGTGAATGCCTTTGGACAGGAGCTGCACGAGAAGCGCGGCGTGACGCTGGATTCCTATCTCTTCGACGATGGATGGGATGACCATACGACGCTCTGGAGCTTCAACAAGGATTTTCCGAACGGCTTCACGCCGATCCGTGAAGCCGCGGAGAAGTACGGGGCTGAGCCCGGTGTGTGGATGTCGCCGTGGGGCGGCTACGCGGGACCGAAGAAGGAGCGCATCGCCTACGGGAAGAAGGAAGGCTATGAGATCGTGGACAACGGCTTCGCGCTCTCCGGGCCGAAGTATTACGACCGTTTCCGCGATGTGTGCCTGGAGATGATCCAGAAGTATGGCGTGAACCAGTTCAAGTTCGACGGAACAGGCAACGCGGACAGCGTCTTTCCGGGCAGCAGCTTCGACAGCGATTTTGGCGCGGCGATTCACCTGATCGGCGAGCTGCGCGCGGTGAAGCCGGATATCTATATCAACCTGACGACGGGCACGTATCCTTCGCCCTTCTGGCTGCTGTATGCGGACTCGATCTGGCGCGGCGGCGAGGATGACGGCTTCGAGGGCGTGGGTACCTATCGCGAGCGCTGGATTACGTATCGTGACTCGGACACCTATGCCGAAGTGGTGAAGGCGGGGCCGCTCTATCCGCTGAATTCGCTGATGCTGCACGGCATGATCTACGCATCGCGCCGCAAGCACCTGAACGACGATCCGGGGAACGATTTCCCAAACGAGATCCATTCGTATTTCGGCACCGGAACGCAGCTGCAGGAGATGTACATCACGCCGTCCCTGATGACGGAGCAGAACTGGGACGATCTTGCCGAGGCGGCGAAGTGGTCACGCTCCAACGCCGATGTGCTGAAGGATACGCACTGGGTCGGCGGCGATCCGGCGTGGCTCGAACCCTATGGATGGGCATCGTGGTCGCCGCGGCGTGGCATTCTGGTGCTGCGCAACCCGAGCGACAAGCCGCAGTCGATTGCGATCGACCTGCAGAAGGTTTTTGAGCTGCCCAGGGGCGCCGCGCAGCGCTACACGGCGAAGAGTCCGTGGAAGGCGGATGCCGGCAAACCGGCGCTCGAGCTGCGCGCGGGTGAGGCACATACCTTTGCGCTGCAGCCTTTCGAGGTGCTGACGCTCAATATCGATCCACGTCCGTAA
- the agaR gene encoding transcriptional repressor AgaR encodes MTQPQRRAASVDGDSLMAEERRQHILAMLQAEGRVIVGDLSQHFGVSQITIRKDLDSLQERGLLQRSHGGALPPSSSALFDPSLQEKQEQRAAEKQRIAAAAVKLVTDGSCVMLDSGTTTAAIAQGLRRFSSLTVITNGINIAAELGNTNFEIILTGGSLRRNSFSMVGPIAEDVLKEMHADILFLGVDAFDVESGLFTPNLLEARVNRAMIAAARRVVAVCDSTKFSRRSLSRIAPISALHHVITDRELPETAAESIRALNVELTLV; translated from the coding sequence ATGACCCAACCGCAACGACGTGCTGCTTCTGTTGATGGCGATTCGCTGATGGCCGAGGAGCGGCGCCAACACATTCTCGCCATGCTGCAGGCGGAAGGGCGGGTGATCGTCGGCGATCTCTCGCAACACTTCGGCGTCTCGCAGATCACCATCCGCAAGGATCTGGACTCCCTGCAGGAGCGGGGCCTGTTGCAGCGCAGCCATGGCGGAGCACTTCCTCCATCGTCGAGCGCGCTCTTCGACCCCTCGCTGCAGGAGAAGCAGGAGCAGCGGGCGGCGGAGAAACAGCGCATCGCGGCTGCGGCCGTCAAGCTGGTGACCGACGGCAGTTGCGTCATGCTGGATTCAGGTACGACGACGGCGGCGATTGCCCAGGGGTTGCGGCGCTTCTCCTCGCTGACGGTCATCACCAACGGCATCAATATCGCGGCGGAGCTCGGCAATACCAACTTCGAGATCATCCTGACCGGCGGCTCGCTGCGGCGGAATTCCTTCTCGATGGTGGGGCCGATTGCCGAGGATGTGCTCAAGGAGATGCACGCCGACATCCTCTTTCTCGGCGTGGATGCCTTCGATGTGGAGTCCGGGCTCTTCACCCCGAATCTCCTCGAGGCCCGCGTGAACCGGGCGATGATTGCGGCTGCCCGGCGCGTGGTGGCGGTGTGCGACTCGACGAAGTTCTCGCGGCGCAGCCTCTCCCGCATTGCGCCGATTTCCGCGCTGCATCATGTGATTACCGACCGCGAGCTGCCGGAAACAGCCGCCGAAAGCATCCGCGCGCTGAATGTGGAATTGACGCTCGTTTGA
- a CDS encoding SIS domain-containing protein — MPDPISALLALPEAEREARGLRDTPGEIAQQPETWRETAERLIGLRSELEAFLTEVLRVELGAAAPVVILVGAGTSDYIGRAVSRVLRQRWGCEVQAVPSTELLTNFDDFVLPERRYLFVSFSRSGESSEGVAVLAQALERYGRQVRHLVITCNAQGAMAKFPGVFTVELDARVNDRGLAMTSSFTNMVLAGIFLGFVTDTELYARNVAALADAGARVLPQVATVSETLADQGFSRMCFLGSGCLQAVADESSLKVLELNAGKIPTIAQSALGLRHGPLSFVDEKTLVVAFLSGDELRQQYELDLLEEIREKQLGGGILVMTPQRLERLEALTPHVIDLQLPAGFPDAFRPPVDVLAGQLLGLFFSIRNGIPPDAPSTGAISRVVSHVKIYNSAVRSR, encoded by the coding sequence TTGCCGGACCCTATTTCCGCACTCTTAGCGCTTCCTGAAGCAGAGCGCGAGGCCCGTGGGCTTCGCGATACCCCCGGAGAAATTGCGCAGCAACCCGAAACCTGGAGGGAGACGGCCGAAAGGCTGATCGGCCTCCGGTCCGAACTCGAGGCCTTCCTGACGGAGGTGCTGCGCGTGGAGCTGGGAGCGGCTGCGCCGGTGGTGATCCTGGTCGGCGCCGGAACCTCGGACTATATCGGGCGCGCGGTGAGCCGTGTGCTGCGGCAGCGGTGGGGCTGCGAAGTGCAGGCGGTTCCGAGCACAGAGCTGCTGACCAATTTTGACGATTTTGTGCTGCCGGAGCGGCGGTACCTGTTTGTTTCGTTTTCGCGTTCGGGCGAGAGCTCAGAGGGCGTGGCGGTGCTGGCGCAGGCGCTCGAGCGCTATGGCCGCCAGGTGCGGCATCTGGTCATCACCTGCAATGCGCAGGGGGCAATGGCGAAGTTCCCCGGCGTCTTCACGGTGGAACTGGATGCGCGGGTCAACGATCGTGGCTTGGCTATGACCAGCTCGTTCACGAACATGGTGCTGGCCGGCATCTTCCTGGGATTTGTCACCGATACTGAGCTTTATGCGCGGAATGTCGCAGCACTGGCCGATGCCGGAGCGCGGGTGTTGCCGCAGGTGGCCACGGTGTCGGAGACCCTGGCAGATCAAGGCTTCTCGCGGATGTGCTTCCTCGGCTCGGGCTGCCTGCAGGCGGTCGCGGATGAGTCTTCCCTGAAGGTGCTGGAGCTGAATGCGGGCAAGATCCCGACGATTGCGCAGTCGGCGCTGGGATTGAGGCACGGACCGCTTTCGTTTGTGGATGAGAAGACGCTGGTCGTGGCGTTTCTTTCCGGCGATGAGCTGCGGCAGCAGTATGAATTGGATCTGCTCGAAGAGATCCGGGAGAAGCAGCTCGGCGGCGGAATTCTGGTCATGACTCCGCAGCGCCTGGAGCGGCTTGAGGCACTGACACCGCATGTGATCGACCTGCAGCTCCCAGCCGGTTTCCCGGATGCCTTCCGGCCTCCGGTGGATGTGCTGGCCGGGCAGTTGCTGGGACTCTTCTTCTCGATCCGCAACGGGATTCCGCCGGATGCGCCAAGCACGGGGGCCATCAGCCGTGTTGTTTCTCATGTGAAGATTTACAACTCTGCGGTCAGGAGCCGGTAA